The Bdellovibrio sp. ZAP7 DNA segment GCGACCAGTAAAATTTCAAAATCAGATGATCTGTGGAGTTTAAAAACCTTCGGTTTTCGCGGCGAAGCTTTGGCGAGTATTTCCTCGGTCAGCAAAATGACTTTAACCACTCGTCGCGAAGGTGACGAGCAAGCTTTCCAACTGGTGAGCTTGTACGGAAAAAAACAACCGATTGATCGCGTGGGTGGTTCACAAGGCACGACTGTGCTGATGGAAAATCTTTTCGAAAACATGCCGGCGCGGTTGAAGTTTTTAAAATCGGATTCGGCAGAGCACACTGCCATCAAAACGACTTTGAAAGCGATGGCGCTGGCTCACTTTGATGTGGAATTTCGCATACAGGAAAACAGCAAGTTGGTTAACTTCTGGCCGGCCTGCAAAGACCGTAAAGAGCGTGCAGAACAAATTCTGGAAATCAAACCACTGTTCGTGGGTGAAGCGTCTCGTGAGTATGTAAAGGCCTATGCGGTTTTCGCAGATCCTCACAACGTCGCAAAGACCGCTAAAAATATCTGGTTGTTTGCGCAGAATCGTTGGATTCAAGATCGCAGCCTTCAGGCCGCAGTGAACGAAGCGTACCGCAGTCTTTTGATGCACGGGGAATTTCCGATCGCAGCTGTTTGGGTTGAAACAGATCCTGAATACATTGACGTGAATATTCACCCGACAAAATCACAAGTAAAATTCCACGATCCGTCCTTGGCATTCCGTGCTGTGGCGGGAGCTTTGCGGGGAACTTTGGAGAAAGCTCCTTGGATCCAGCAAAGTGGTCAGCTTCGTTCGCAAGCGCAATTTGGTTCGGCTGGTGGAGCTGTTGACTATTCTGATCCTGCAGCGACGTATCCTTCAGCAAAAGGTCTCCCGAATTTTGCGACGAGCGAAAATGGAGCAAAGGTCGCTCAGGCTGAAATGCCCAAGGAAAACCTGGCCTTCCAGGATTCCACTTTCAAAACAACTCAGTTCCAGAAAAAGGATTTCAGTTTCCCGACGACATCAGTCCAGCAACCTCAAATGAGTTATCAAACTTTGGCCGAGGCGGCAGAGTCTCGCCAGAATTTTGAAGTGCCCGCAAAAAACGACGCAGCAGCGACCGTGAATGCAGAAGCCGTGGCGCCGGTGAGCGGCGGTTACTGGTCCTCCTTGGAAGTTTTGGGGCAGGCGAATCTGACGTACATCGTGACTCAACATCGCGATAAAATGGTTTTCGTCGATCAGCATGCGGCCCACGAACGTGTGGCTTACGAAAAACTGATGAATGCCTGGAAGGGCGGGAAAATTGATATTCAAGATTTCCTTTTCCCTTTAGCGATCGACATGTCACCTGAAAAAGTCGAAGGTCTTTTGTTGTTAGCAAAAGACATCGAACGCCTGGGTGTTTTCATTGAAGCCTTAGGACCTGGCACGGTGGGCGTGAAAGCCGCTCCACTTTTCATTAAGGAATCTGTACTTGGTAAAGTCCTGGATCGGATGGCTAATGAAGTCGTTGATCAAGGTGGCAGTTACTCTTTGGAAAGAGCCGTAGGCGATATCTGCGCAACAATGGCCTGCCATTCTGTGGTTCGTGCCGGACAAGCGTTGAGCATCGATCAAATGAAAAATCTTTTACGCGAAATGGATCATTTCCCACTTTCAAGTTTTTGCCCTCATGGTCGACCGGTGAGTGTGGAGTATCCTTTCTATAAACTTGAAAAGGACTTTGGACGAATCGTTTGATGAATAAAAATAAGCCCGTCATTTTCGTTGTAGGTTCAACGGCCACTGGCAAAAGCGAGTGGGCGCTTAAACTTGCGCAGGAATTTAAAGGCGTCATCATCAATTGTGATTCGGTTCAGTGTTATACCAAAGTTCAAATTGGTGCAGCAAAACCTACCGCGGAAGAGCTGCAGCTGGTTCCTCACTATTTAGTGAGCTACGTCGATTCTCCGAATGAAAGTACGGCTGGCAGCTATTGTCGCGATTTTGCTGAGGTGATGAAGAATCTTCCTGAGGGCGTTCCGGCTTTTGTTGTCGGAGGAACAGGTTTTTATTTTATGGCCATTGAAAAGGGCATGTACCCGGTGACGGAAGTTTCGGAAGAAATGAAAGCCCAGGTAGCTAAGGAAATGGCGGAACCGGGCGGAGCTGAAAGACTTCACGCCGAATTAAGTGCTGTGGATCCGGAGTATGCCGCGAAAGTAAATATCGCCGATCACTATCGCATCGGTCGCGGCATTGAACTTATTCGCACTCAAGGTAAAGGTGTGACTCAAATTCAAAAAGAATTTGATGAAACCAAAGAGCCCTTTGCTTATCCACTTTTGAAAATCGGTCCGGATTGGGAGCGTGAACGGTTGCGCGAGCGCATTGCCTTGCGCACTCACAAAATATTGAAAGACGGATTGATTGATGAAGTGGAAAAACTCCTCGACCAAGGTTTGGAGGGGTGGGCTCCCATGAGCAGTGTTGGGTATAAAGAAACCATCGACTTCATTAAGGGCGTCATTAACGAGGATGAGCTTTTAGAACAAATTACGACAAATACTCGGCAGTTGGCGAAGCGCCAAAAAACCTGGTTCCAACGAGACAAAGACATCCACTGGTTTGATGGCGCCCGGGGATATTTGGAAGCACGGGGAGTGGTCGAGAAATTCCTGAACTCTTTGACCACAAATAGCGCTCCCGACAAGAATGGAAATATATGAAAAGTATGACTGGTTACGGAACTGCGAAAGTTCAATCAAAAGATGTTTCGGTAGAAGTAAGCATTCGTGCTGTGAACGGACGTTTTTTGGAAACCCGCTTTCATTTGCCTCGTGAATTCGTAGCCCTTGAAGGGGAGCTTAAGAAAACTTTAAGCGCTTCTTTGTCCCGCGGAACCGTTGATATTTTTGTTTCCCGTAAAGTCAAAGCTTCGGCTTCGGGCAAAGCGCAAATGACGGTCAACGATGCTCTGGTTAAAAAATATGTGACAGCTTATAAGCACCTGGCAAAAGAATTGGGCATTTCCTACCAAGTGCACTTGGAAGCGATGGCTCGATTGCCCGATGTGATTAAGGTTGAGGAAAGCTATGAGCTTTTCACCGGCGAAGAAAAGGTTTTGAAAAAAGCCTTCGCCGAAGCCTGTGCAAATTGCGATAAAGAGCGTGTGCGTGAAGGAAAATCCCTTCGTAAAGACCTGGAAAAGCTTTTGGTCGCTTTGGATAAAGAGATCAAAGTCATCACGGATCTTCGTGAAGAAGCCAATGCGCAACTTCAAGAACGTTATGAAACTAAGATTCGCTCTCGTATGAAGGGGAACGAAATTGATCCCGCTCGTTTGTCTCAGGAAATCGTGATTCAGCTGGAAAAAGCCGACATCAACGAGGAATTAAGCCGCTTAACTGAGCATATTAAGAACTATCGCCAACTGATTGCCTCTCAGGATGCTGAAGGTAAGAAACTTGATTTTTACACTCAGGAATTGCTGCGCGAGGTGAATACGATCGGTTCTAAGTCTCAAGTAGCCAAGATCACTCAAAGCGTGGTACAAGCGAAAACCCTCATCGAAAGATTAAGAGAACAGGTTCAAAACGTTCAATAATATGAAAACGCGAATGATTATTGTCGCTGCACCCAGCGGCGCAGGAAAAAGTAGTTTCGTAGCAAAGGCGATTGAAGAGCTTCCAAAGCTCGTGGATATCGTCACGTTCACGACTCGCAACATTCGCAAAGGGGAGAAAGATGGCCTTCAGTACCATTTCATCTCTCACGATGAGTTCAAACAAAAAATCGAACAAAATTTCTTTGTGGAGTGGGCGAAAGTTCACACCAACTTCTATGGAACGTCCTACGAGTCCCTAGAATCCACCTGGAAGGCCGATAAGTGCGCCATCATGGATATCGACATCCAGGGCGTACAAACGTTCAAATCCAAATATCCAGATGCTAAGACCATCTTTATCCTGCCGCCCTCAATCGACGAGCTGCGTCGTAGAATCGAGAAAAGGGACGGGGGCATGCCTGCGGATATCGAAGTTCGTATGGCCAATGCGGAAAAAGAGATCGCCGAGGCCGAGAAGTTCGACTTTCAGATCGTGAACGACAACTTCGAGCATTCCTATGCCGAATTTAAGAAAATCATTGAAAAGTTACTAGCTTAAGGGTAATTTCCTCGTTTGAATCGATGAATTATTTGCGCCCGGAGGCATTAAATGGCTCGTGTAACCGTTGAAGATTGCTTGGAAAAAGTTCCTAACAGATTTGCTCTTGTATTGATGGTTGCTAAAAGAGCGAAGCAACTTCTTAAAGGTGCTGAAGCGACAGTTTCCACTCGTTCGAACAAATACATCGTATCGGCACTTCGTGAAGTTGCGATCGGTAACGTGGGTTATGAAGTGGCGATGGATCCTAAAGACGCTCTTCTTCAAATCGAAAAAGACTTGAATAAATAGTCTAGGACGAAGGTCCTAAGTTCCTAAAAATACTAATAAATTCCGATTATAAAGCGAATCTATTTGGAGCCCATATTCTTGTCAGGTAAACTGATTAGAATATGGCGGAACCCCAAAAAGAGACTGGTCTCTCTCATAAACCAGTCAAAACAGTTGATGATCTTCTTAGTCGCATTCGCAGCTACTGGCCGAATGCTGATCTTAAATTCATTGAAAAAGCATACTACTTTTCTGAAAAACATCACGAGGGTCAAATCCGTCGCAGTGGTGAGCCATATATTTCTCATCCACTTTCCGTTGCTGCCATTCTTGCTGATCTCCGACTTGATCTAGATACAATTGCCACGGGTCTTCTGCATGACACAGTCGAAGATACCGATGCCACACTCGAGGATATCCGCCGGGAGTTTGGCGATGCCGTTGCTCATCTAGTTGATGGTGTGACTAAAATTGGTCAGATGAAGTTTAAAAACTCCCACGAAAAACAAGGCGAGAACATTCGCAAAATGATCGTCGCGATGGGGAAAGACGTGCGAGTGGTGTTGGTGAAATTAGCCGATCGCTTGCACAACATGCGTACTTTAAATTTCATGCCGTTTGATAAGCAGGAAAAAATCGCTCTCGAGACTCTGGAAATTTACTGTCCACTTGCGGGTCGTATGGGTATCAGCTCTCTGAAGATTGAGCTCGAAGATTTATGCTTCAGGTACTACCGCCCTGACATGTACTATGAACTTATCCAACAAGTGAAGAAAACCGAAGCTGAGCAGAATCGATATATCGAGGAAGTGAAGCATTTAATTTCTAAAGAGTTAAGCAAAGTCGGTTTCAAATTTGAAGTCTATGGACGTTCAAAGCATTTATGGTCCGTCTATCGTAAAATGCAAAGTCGTAATTTGGATTACGATCAAGTTTACGACGTATTGGCATTCCGTGTGATTGTTGAAAGCGTAGCTGAATGCTATGCGGCCCTGGGGTTAGTGCATTCGCTGTGGAAACCAGTCCCGGGTCGTTTTAAAGATTTCATCGCCATGCCGAAAACCAATAACTATCAGTCGTTGCATACGACGGTGGTGGGGCCTGGCGGGGAGCGCATCGAAATTCAAATTCGTACCAGCGAAATGCATTTGATTGCCGAGATGGGGATCGCTGCTCACTGGAAGTATAAAGAGCGCGGGAAAATGGAATCCGATGAGATGCAACAGGCAAACTGGTTGCGTGATTTGGTTTCGTGGCACCAACAAGTGCGAAGTCCCGACGAATTCCTGGATACTGTAAAAACCGACCTGTTCGAAACTGAAATTTACGTCTTCACTCCAACCGGGGAAGTGCGTGAGTTCCCAGAGGGTGCGACCCCGGTCGACTTTGCTTACGCTGTTCATACGGAGCTCGGTAACAAATGTGTTGGCGCTCGCGTGAATGGCAAGATGGTTCCTTTGAAGCACCAGTTAAGCAACGGGGATACAGTTGAAATCATCACGGGCAAAGGACAAGAGCCGTCGAAAGATTGGTTGAAGTTCGTTGTTACCAACAAAGCCAAAGCGAAAATTCGCGCCTTCGTTAAGGAAGAGCAGCGTCGTCGCTCGATCTTGCTGGGTAAAGAGTTGGTGGAAAAAGAATTCCGCAAGTTCGGCATGGCTGCAGTGAAATATCTGAAGGGCCCGGCATTTGAACAATATTTAAAAGATTTTGGATTAAAAGATGTCGAAGAACTTTACGTGACTGTCGGTTACGGAAAGCTTGAGACCCGTGTCCTGGTGGAAAGACTTTCTCCAGAGAATATCGCCAAAGAAGCGGCAAAAACTGAAGACTCGACATTCATGGAACGAGTCATGCGGGCTGCGACTCATAAAACGCGTAAAACTAATTCCCTGGTTTCCGTGGATGGCATGGATGATATGTTGGTGCACTATGCAAAGTGTTGTCATCCGATCCCTGGTGATCCGATTGTGGGCTTTATCAGCCGTGGTCGTGGTATCACAATTCATCGTAGTGACTGCAGTAAAGCCTTTGAATTTGACCAGCTTCGCAAAGTGGATGTCGCTTGGAATGTTAAAGTGGCAGGTGAGGGGCAAGAGCGTATCGTTCGCCTGAAAATCATCTCTCAAGACAACCCGGGTTTATTGAAATCGATGTCTGAGGCTTTTGCCCAGCAGGGGATCAATATTCAGTCCGCTCAAATTCGCACGACAAAGGATAAGAAGGCCGTTTGTAATTTTGAAGTCTCAGTGAAGGATGCCTTACAATTAAACCAGGCGATTTACGAGATTCAAAAGATCAAAGGCATTATCGGTGTCACGCGTGTCATTCAATAAGTATCTACCTAAACTTCACAACATCCTCGCCTTTGTCGTATTGACGGTGGCGGTGGTGGTGATGTTGGGCTGGATTCTGCAAAATCCCAACGCGATTCGTTTTAGCTCTCATTTGATTCCGATGGCGTTTAATACGGCATTTCTGTTGTGTTTTCTGAGTATTGGAATTCTATTTTCTGATCGGGATCATTTCAGAATTGGGCGCGCCTGTGCCGCTGTGGTTATGTTTTTTTCAGCCCTTATTTTCTCCCAATATCCTTTGGGCGTGGATATGGGGCTTGATTCCTTCTTCGTAAATTACTTTATCGAGCCCGAAATGCTTTATCCGGGCCGCATGGCAGCCAGTACTTGCATTGCGCTTTTTCTTTTAGGTTTGGCATTGTTCTTTAATAAAAGTTCATTGCTCTGTCAGTTTGTTCGCGTCACCACCGCGGCGACGGTCTGTTGTGTGGGCCTGGTTGGTGTTGCGGGCTATGTTTTTAATATCAACTCCCAATACGGTTGGGGAAGTTTTTCGCGAATGGCCCTTCATACAGCCATTTGTGTGATTGTTTTGGCGATTGCCCTTCTTGCACAGTTGTGGATGCGGATGGGGCGTTTGGGAGCGCACCGCAGGCGCTTTGCGCCATTCTATGTTTTGACCGCCGGGATCTTTTTCACCGTTGGTTTGATGCAGCTATTGTATATTCAGGATTATCAAAAAAATCGTTCGATCACCGAAATTCGTACGGCTGCTATCTTGGAAAATTTTGATAACATTTTTCGCCCCTTAACGCGTTCCCTGGGGCGTATGGCAAATCGATTTATCTTGGATGACTATAAAAATCGCCAAGCCTGGGAAGTCGATGCTGAAATATACTCTTCAGATTTCAAAGGTGTTCGACGAATCATCTGGTCGGAAAAAGACCTTGTTGCCAAGTGGGTGTATCCCTTGAATCGCAATGCTGAGCAGGTGATAGGGGCGAAGATGACCCGTCAGCGTGGGGCCGAGGGTATCCTTGAGCAAATTCAGAAAACTCGCAAGCCCGCCATCTCGGGTGTTTTACCATTGTTGACGGGTGGTGATGGAGTCGTTCTTTATTACCCAGTTTTCAGGGGTGATGATTTTCTGGGCATTTTAAGCGTTGCCCTGGAAGCCGATGTTTTTTTTGCGGAAGCAGCGGTGGCCCCAGGTTATTTCGTGGAAATTAAAGACAATGATGGCCACGAGTTTCTAAATACCGGAAATGCCGGTCTTGTTTACATGCGCGATTGGGGCAATACAGTTGTCTATCGGGCGCTGAATGCGAATTGGGTGTTTACAGTGACTCCCAAGCCGGATGTGGTGCAAAAAAATTCGTCTTATCTCCCTGGCGTCGTCGGAGTCTTCGGTATCAGTATTTCTTTACTCTTGGCGATCAGTCTGGTCTTTTATTCTCGTTCACGTGAGTCTGAGCGTCGTATGAAGGACTCCTTTGACTGGCACAAGGCCGGGCGAGACAGTATTTCTT contains these protein-coding regions:
- the mutL gene encoding DNA mismatch repair endonuclease MutL, encoding MSIQVLSPEVVDQIAAGEVVERPAHLVKELVENSIDAGATRVHVEFFDGGRIVKVIDNGKGMSPEDLPKALDRFATSKISKSDDLWSLKTFGFRGEALASISSVSKMTLTTRREGDEQAFQLVSLYGKKQPIDRVGGSQGTTVLMENLFENMPARLKFLKSDSAEHTAIKTTLKAMALAHFDVEFRIQENSKLVNFWPACKDRKERAEQILEIKPLFVGEASREYVKAYAVFADPHNVAKTAKNIWLFAQNRWIQDRSLQAAVNEAYRSLLMHGEFPIAAVWVETDPEYIDVNIHPTKSQVKFHDPSLAFRAVAGALRGTLEKAPWIQQSGQLRSQAQFGSAGGAVDYSDPAATYPSAKGLPNFATSENGAKVAQAEMPKENLAFQDSTFKTTQFQKKDFSFPTTSVQQPQMSYQTLAEAAESRQNFEVPAKNDAAATVNAEAVAPVSGGYWSSLEVLGQANLTYIVTQHRDKMVFVDQHAAHERVAYEKLMNAWKGGKIDIQDFLFPLAIDMSPEKVEGLLLLAKDIERLGVFIEALGPGTVGVKAAPLFIKESVLGKVLDRMANEVVDQGGSYSLERAVGDICATMACHSVVRAGQALSIDQMKNLLREMDHFPLSSFCPHGRPVSVEYPFYKLEKDFGRIV
- a CDS encoding YicC/YloC family endoribonuclease, with amino-acid sequence MKSMTGYGTAKVQSKDVSVEVSIRAVNGRFLETRFHLPREFVALEGELKKTLSASLSRGTVDIFVSRKVKASASGKAQMTVNDALVKKYVTAYKHLAKELGISYQVHLEAMARLPDVIKVEESYELFTGEEKVLKKAFAEACANCDKERVREGKSLRKDLEKLLVALDKEIKVITDLREEANAQLQERYETKIRSRMKGNEIDPARLSQEIVIQLEKADINEELSRLTEHIKNYRQLIASQDAEGKKLDFYTQELLREVNTIGSKSQVAKITQSVVQAKTLIERLREQVQNVQ
- the gmk gene encoding guanylate kinase; this translates as MIIVAAPSGAGKSSFVAKAIEELPKLVDIVTFTTRNIRKGEKDGLQYHFISHDEFKQKIEQNFFVEWAKVHTNFYGTSYESLESTWKADKCAIMDIDIQGVQTFKSKYPDAKTIFILPPSIDELRRRIEKRDGGMPADIEVRMANAEKEIAEAEKFDFQIVNDNFEHSYAEFKKIIEKLLA
- a CDS encoding bifunctional (p)ppGpp synthetase/guanosine-3',5'-bis(diphosphate) 3'-pyrophosphohydrolase — encoded protein: MAEPQKETGLSHKPVKTVDDLLSRIRSYWPNADLKFIEKAYYFSEKHHEGQIRRSGEPYISHPLSVAAILADLRLDLDTIATGLLHDTVEDTDATLEDIRREFGDAVAHLVDGVTKIGQMKFKNSHEKQGENIRKMIVAMGKDVRVVLVKLADRLHNMRTLNFMPFDKQEKIALETLEIYCPLAGRMGISSLKIELEDLCFRYYRPDMYYELIQQVKKTEAEQNRYIEEVKHLISKELSKVGFKFEVYGRSKHLWSVYRKMQSRNLDYDQVYDVLAFRVIVESVAECYAALGLVHSLWKPVPGRFKDFIAMPKTNNYQSLHTTVVGPGGERIEIQIRTSEMHLIAEMGIAAHWKYKERGKMESDEMQQANWLRDLVSWHQQVRSPDEFLDTVKTDLFETEIYVFTPTGEVREFPEGATPVDFAYAVHTELGNKCVGARVNGKMVPLKHQLSNGDTVEIITGKGQEPSKDWLKFVVTNKAKAKIRAFVKEEQRRRSILLGKELVEKEFRKFGMAAVKYLKGPAFEQYLKDFGLKDVEELYVTVGYGKLETRVLVERLSPENIAKEAAKTEDSTFMERVMRAATHKTRKTNSLVSVDGMDDMLVHYAKCCHPIPGDPIVGFISRGRGITIHRSDCSKAFEFDQLRKVDVAWNVKVAGEGQERIVRLKIISQDNPGLLKSMSEAFAQQGINIQSAQIRTTKDKKAVCNFEVSVKDALQLNQAIYEIQKIKGIIGVTRVIQ
- the rpoZ gene encoding DNA-directed RNA polymerase subunit omega, which translates into the protein MARVTVEDCLEKVPNRFALVLMVAKRAKQLLKGAEATVSTRSNKYIVSALREVAIGNVGYEVAMDPKDALLQIEKDLNK
- the miaA gene encoding tRNA (adenosine(37)-N6)-dimethylallyltransferase MiaA, whose protein sequence is MNKNKPVIFVVGSTATGKSEWALKLAQEFKGVIINCDSVQCYTKVQIGAAKPTAEELQLVPHYLVSYVDSPNESTAGSYCRDFAEVMKNLPEGVPAFVVGGTGFYFMAIEKGMYPVTEVSEEMKAQVAKEMAEPGGAERLHAELSAVDPEYAAKVNIADHYRIGRGIELIRTQGKGVTQIQKEFDETKEPFAYPLLKIGPDWERERLRERIALRTHKILKDGLIDEVEKLLDQGLEGWAPMSSVGYKETIDFIKGVINEDELLEQITTNTRQLAKRQKTWFQRDKDIHWFDGARGYLEARGVVEKFLNSLTTNSAPDKNGNI
- a CDS encoding ATP-binding protein, producing the protein MSFNKYLPKLHNILAFVVLTVAVVVMLGWILQNPNAIRFSSHLIPMAFNTAFLLCFLSIGILFSDRDHFRIGRACAAVVMFFSALIFSQYPLGVDMGLDSFFVNYFIEPEMLYPGRMAASTCIALFLLGLALFFNKSSLLCQFVRVTTAATVCCVGLVGVAGYVFNINSQYGWGSFSRMALHTAICVIVLAIALLAQLWMRMGRLGAHRRRFAPFYVLTAGIFFTVGLMQLLYIQDYQKNRSITEIRTAAILENFDNIFRPLTRSLGRMANRFILDDYKNRQAWEVDAEIYSSDFKGVRRIIWSEKDLVAKWVYPLNRNAEQVIGAKMTRQRGAEGILEQIQKTRKPAISGVLPLLTGGDGVVLYYPVFRGDDFLGILSVALEADVFFAEAAVAPGYFVEIKDNDGHEFLNTGNAGLVYMRDWGNTVVYRALNANWVFTVTPKPDVVQKNSSYLPGVVGVFGISISLLLAISLVFYSRSRESERRMKDSFDWHKAGRDSISLLLLQLDKHGNVSSINKAAEDLLGYTEPAIVGKPVFILGEYSELMMHRGRMEAQLQKSLASGDDYLEAIFEIGENPSFERTLVSKSGKPFHMAMSLHRVTNDLGEINGYLVVAEDITQRKERERLLKEREEKVLVSSRLATLGEMAAGIAHEINNPLTVIGGYLSMLRKSLAQKGMGQDVEINRRIDSVESMVGRIAKIVRGLRSYAHESVMDDMEEVEIAMIIDDTLAFCHEKFKLNDIQLTASVEPGLTVRCRPYQISQVLLNLLNNAYDAVASAPVKKVRIEASYQSGGIEISVTDSGPGVPMELREKIMQPFFTTKEVGKGVGLGLSISMGIIQAHNGKFFLDNESLQTKFTVWLPHAPHLSI